A region of Gammaproteobacteria bacterium DNA encodes the following proteins:
- a CDS encoding homoserine O-acetyltransferase: MPNPLPADSVGLVQPQTAHFAEPLPLDGGKELPQYDLIYESYGQLNERKSNAILICHALSGDHHAAGYHRLGDKKPGWWESAIGPGKAINTEHFFVVAVNNLGGCKGSTGPSSLNPETGKHYGPDFPIVTVRDWVNSQQRFMRYLGIDVWAAVIGGSLGGMQVLQWSMDYPEQIKNAVVIAAAPKLSAQNIAFNEVARQAIISDPDFYAGRYYEHDAKPRRGVMLARMLGHITYLSDDAMRAKFGRELRSGKINYGFDVEFQVESYLRYQGRSFVDRFDANTYLLMTKALDYFDPAAEHGDSFAAALKPATAQFLVLSFTSDWRFAPSRSQEIVQALVEAGKSVSYATITANHGHDAFLMPIPDYLTILSAYLQRIADEFPA; this comes from the coding sequence ATGCCCAACCCCCTGCCTGCCGACTCCGTTGGTTTGGTTCAACCCCAAACAGCGCATTTTGCTGAGCCGTTGCCTCTGGACGGCGGCAAAGAGTTGCCGCAGTACGATCTCATCTACGAGAGTTACGGTCAGCTCAACGAGCGCAAATCCAACGCTATTTTGATCTGTCACGCCCTCTCAGGCGATCACCATGCGGCGGGGTATCACCGCCTTGGGGATAAAAAACCGGGCTGGTGGGAGAGCGCCATCGGCCCTGGCAAGGCGATCAACACCGAGCACTTTTTTGTCGTCGCAGTCAACAACCTCGGCGGCTGCAAAGGCTCTACCGGACCTTCCAGCCTCAATCCAGAAACTGGCAAACACTACGGCCCTGATTTTCCCATCGTCACGGTACGCGATTGGGTCAACAGCCAGCAGCGTTTTATGCGTTATTTGGGCATTGATGTCTGGGCGGCGGTAATTGGCGGCAGCTTGGGTGGGATGCAGGTGTTGCAGTGGTCGATGGATTACCCCGAACAGATCAAAAATGCAGTGGTCATCGCCGCTGCGCCCAAGCTCAGCGCGCAGAACATCGCTTTTAACGAAGTGGCGCGCCAAGCAATCATCTCCGACCCCGATTTTTACGCAGGGCGTTATTACGAACACGATGCCAAACCCCGCCGTGGGGTGATGCTGGCGCGGATGTTGGGTCACATCACCTACCTCTCCGACGATGCCATGCGCGCCAAATTTGGTCGTGAGCTGCGCTCGGGCAAGATCAACTACGGTTTTGATGTGGAGTTTCAGGTCGAAAGTTATTTGCGTTATCAGGGGCGTTCTTTTGTGGATCGTTTTGATGCCAACACCTATTTGCTGATGACCAAAGCACTGGATTATTTCGACCCCGCCGCTGAACACGGCGACAGCTTTGCGGCCGCCCTTAAACCCGCCACAGCTCAATTTTTGGTGTTGTCCTTTACCTCCGATTGGCGTTTCGCTCCCAGTCGTTCACAAGAAATTGTGCAAGCACTGGTGGAAGCAGGCAAGTCGGTCAGCTACGCCACCATCACCGCCAATCACGGCCACGATGCCTTTTTAATGCCGATTCCTGATTACCTCACTATTCTCAGCGCCTACCTACAACGCATCGCCGACGAGTTTCCCGCATGA